Part of the Pirellulales bacterium genome is shown below.
TACCCGCGCTCTGCGAGATGCTCGCGATCTCCGATCGGGCAGACTTTTGCGTCGGCTATTTCAACCTCCGTGGCTGGAAGCAAATCGATGAGCTGATCGATCGGTGGTCCGGCGGTCCCGGGCACTGCTGCCGGCTATTGGTCGGCATGCAAAGCGCGCCCGCCGACGAATTGCGTCACGCTCTGAGCATCGTCGAGCGCGACGGCGACATCGACCAACAGACGTCCATCCGCCTGAAAAACCGTGTGGCCGACGAATTCGCCAAGCAGCTCGGCCTCGGTGCGCCCACGAACCGCGATGAGATCGGGCTTCGCCGCCTCGCCGCCCAAATCCGCGCTAAGAAGGTCGTCGTCAAGCTGTTCCTTCGCCATCCGCTGCACGCGAAACTTTATCTTCTCTTCCGCGCGGACCCCATTGCGCCTTCCGTCGGGTACCTGGGGAGTAGCAATCTCACGTTCGCCGGGCTGTCGAAACAAGGCGAGCTGAACGTCGATGTGGTCGATCACGACGCCTGCCAGAAACTGGCCCGCTGGTTCGAAGACCGCTGGAACGACCGCCGGTGCCTCGACATTTCGGACGAGTTGGCAAAAATCATCGAGCAGAGTTGGGCCCGCAGCGAGCCGGTTCCGCCCTACCATATCTATCTGAAGATGGCCTTCCATCTCTCGAAAGAAGCGTTGGAAAGCATTCGTGAATTCCGCATCCCACGCGAGTTCGACGGCAAGTTGTTCGATTTTCAAGCCGCGGCCGTCAAATTTGCGGCGCACCATTTGAACAAGCGCGGCGGAGTTCTGTTGGGTGACGTAGTGGGGCTGGGCAAGACGCTCATGGCCACTGCGTTGGCCCGCATTATGGAACTCGATCACGGCATCAGCACGCTTATTCTCTGCCCGAAAAACCTGGTGCCCATGTGGACCGACCACGCGCACCAATACGGCGTTCCCGCGAAGGTTGTTCCGTTCAGCCGAGTGGCCCACGAGCTGCCGAACGTCCCTGCCCGCTTCCGGCTGGTGTTGATCGACGAAAGCCACAACCTGCGCAACCGCGAAGGAAAACGCTACCTGCTGATTCGCGAATACATTCAGCAAAGCGCCAGTAAGACGGTGTTGCTCTCGGCCACGCCCTATAACAAGAGCTTCATCGATCTGGCCAATCAACTTCGCCTGTTCCTTTCGCCCGAAGAAGACATCGGGATCATGCCGGAGGCGTTGCTCCGCGAGGAAAGCATCGTTGATTTCGAGGCGAAACACCAGTGCAAGCCGCGCACGCTGGCCGCCTTCGAAAAAAGCCGCCATGCCGACGACTGGCGCGAACTGATGCGGCTCTACCTGGTGCGGCGAACGCGCACCTTCATCGAAGAGAATTACGCTCACCGCGACGATGCAACCGGCCGGAACTATCTCACCTTCCCCGACGGCCGACGCTTCTATTTCCCCAAGCGCGTGCCAAAGACGGTCAAGTTCGAGATCAACGACGACGATCCGCTTGACCAATACGCGGCGCTCTATTCTTCCGCGGTTGTGGACACCGTCGACGGGCTCAACCTGCCGCGTTATGGCCTGGGCAATTACATCGCCGAAACGCCTCACGACCCGCCTACGGCTGCCGAGGGCAAGGTGTTCGCCGACCTGTCGCGGGCCGGCAAGCGGCTCATGGGCTTTTGCCGCACGAACCTCTTCAAACGGCTGGAGAGCAGCGGCCAGGCGTTTGTGCAGTCGATCGAGCGGCATATCCTACGGAACTACGTTTACCTGCACGCCCTCGAGGCCGTCGAGTCGCTGCCGATCGGCACGCAGGATGCCGCGTTCCTCGATTCGCGTTTCAACGACGCCGATACTTCGCTCTTCGCCGACGATGAAGACGACAACGGCGAGCCCGATGCCGCCCCACTGCCGTTGCGCACAGAGCGCGATTTTCGTGAGCGGGCGGCCGAGATTTACGCGGAATACGCCGGGCGGCTGAAGCGGCGTTTCAAATGGGTGCGAGCCGACCGCTTCTTGCCGCAACTCGCCGACGACCTGCGTGCCGACGCAAAAGCCCTGCTCGGTGTGCTTAAGAATGCCGGCCAATGGGATGCCGACCGCGACGCAAAGGTCAACCAACTTGCCGAACTCGTGAGCCACACGCATTCCGCCGACAAGGTGCTCGTGTTTACGCAGTTCGCCGATACGGTCGACTACCTGGCCGGCGAGCTGCGCGCGAGGGGCATTGAGGCTGTCGCTGCCGTTACCGGCGAGACCGACAATCCCGCGCGGCTTGCCTGGCGATTCAGCCCCCGCAGCAATAATAAGCTGGATAGCGTGCCGCCCGCCGAAGAAGTTCGCGTGCTGGTCTCCACCGATGTGCTTAGCGAAGGCCAGAACCTGCAGGACGCCGCCATCGTCGTGAACTACGACCTGCCTTGGGCCATTATCCGGCTTATCCAGCGCGCCGGCCGCGTCGACCGCATTGGGCAAGAATCGCCCACGATTCGCTGCTACTCGTTCTTGCCGGCCGACGGCGTGGAACGGATCATTCAGCTTCGCGCCCGCGTGCGGCAGCGGCTGCGTGAGAATGCCGAAGTCGTCGGCAGCGATGAGGCCTTTTTCGAAGACGATCACAACGACCAGGCCGTTCGCGACCTGTTCACCGAAAAGGCCGGCATTCTCGACGGCGACGCCGATACCGAAGTCGATCTGGCCTCCTACGCCTATCAGATTTGGAAAAACGCGCTCGACCGCGATCCGACCTTGGAAAAGACGATCACTTCGCTGCCCGACGTCGTCTATTCGACCCGCCCACACAAACCGGCCGACGACGCGCCCGAGGGGGCGCTGGTCTACATCCGCACGGCGCAAGAGAACGATGCCTTGGCCTGGATCGACAAGCGGAGCAAGAGCTTCACGGAGTCGCAGCTTGCCATCCTCAAGGCGGCCGAGTGCGCTCCCGACACGCCTGCTTTGCCGCGGCTGGACAACCACCACGAGCTGGTGCAGGCTGGCGCGGCGCTGATTGCCCGGGAAGAGAAACAGGCCGGCGGCGGGCTCGGCAGCCCCAAGGGCGCGCGTTATCGCACCTACGAGCGTCTCAAGCGGTTTGCCGACGAGACCGCCGCCCAGCGGCCGCTCTTCCCGCTCAAAGAATTGCGTCAGGCGATCGACGACATTTACGCCTATCCCTTGCGTCAGGCGGCCATCGACACCCTGAACCGCCAACTTCGCAGCGGCATCAGCGACGCCGACCTGGCCAACGCGGTCATCGAACTGCGCAGCCAGGGGCGGCTCTCGATCATTCACGAAGAAGACGAAACGCAGGAACCACGGATCATCTGCTCGCTGGGGCTGAAAGCGACATAGGAGCCTGTGGAATGTATTTGGTCTATTTCGACGAGTCAGGAAACTCCGGCACCAATTATGCCGACCCGCAACAGCCGATTTTCGCGCTCAGCGCCTTGCTTGTTCCCCACGAAATCTGGCCGCAACTTGAGCGCGACCTGGAAGCGACCATCGAAAGGTTCTTTCCTTCACCACGACGGCCCGGCTTTGAGGTGCATGCCGGCAACATCTACTCCGGCCGCGGTGAGTTCCGGCATAGCACGATCGATCATCGGCTGGCGTTCTGCGATGCATGGCTTGAGGTGGCTCAGAAGCACGGGTTGAAGCTGATCTCTCGTGCGATCAGTAAACGCCGCTTCCAAACGTGGTTGCAAGGCGAATTTGGATTGGGCGTATTGATCAATCCACACGTGGTTGCCTTCGCGCTCGTGGCCCGCGTGGTCGATGATTACCTTCGTTCGCTTCCTGGCTCACCGCTTGGCATCTTCATCTCGGACGAAAACAAGGAAATCGTCCACGACATCGAAAAATCGATCAAGGTGCTGCGGGGCATCGAAGGCGCATTGAAGCTTGGCCCGATCATTGAGAAGGGTTTCTTCATTGATTCATCAAAGAGCCTGCCGCTGCAATTGAGCGACCTCTGCGCCTACAATGTGCGAAAAAAGGAGGAGCAGAAGGCTGGCCTCGCCGTACGGTCAATCCACGACCGCGGCATTGCCGGAATCGAGCCACTGATTTATCGCGGAAAAGAGGCCTGGCAAGATGTGTTGGCGTGGATCACAACACAGCAGACCGGCCCGGAATAAAAAGAGCGGCCAGGGACTATTGTCCGGAGTCGGTGGAAACCGGCCCATGCTCGTCGCTAGAACTATCCTACGCCAAAATCGAACATATTCAAGAGCAACTTACGGCCCCCTATGGCGATAGATTTCAACCGCATTCGAGACTGCCTGAAGCGATTCGAGTTCCAAACGCTGTTTGTCGAAGAACTTGGCTGGTCGCGCCCGACGAACCGCGCGGAATCATCGTTTAGCGTCAAAGACACCCGCTTCACCCGCCGGCCGGTGGCCCAACTTGCCGGCGCGGCCGTCTTCGAAATCGCGGCCGAAGGCGGCGCCATCCCCGACGCCAAGCTCCGCGCGGCCGTCGAAAAGGAAATTGCCAAGCAGCACCACGAAAACGTGCTGATTTTCGTCGACGCCGAGCGCACGCAAAGCCTGTGGTACTGGGCCAAGCGCGACAACGGCAAGTTCTATCCCCGCGACCACCTTTTTGTTCGCGGCCAGCCGGGCGACCTGTTTCTCAGCAAGCTCGGCCAGATCGTCTTCGACCTGAGCGATTTCGACGCCGAAGGGAACGTCAGCATCGTCGAGGTCGCCCGCCGCCTGCGCAGCGCGCTCGACGTCGAGCGGGTCACCAAGAAGTTCTACGGCGAGTTCCAGGAGCAGCACATCGCCTTCCTGGAGCTGATTAAGGGCATCAGCGACGAGCGCGACCGCCGCTGGTATGCCTCGGTGCTCTTGAACCGGCTGATGTTCATCTACTTCTTGCAGCGCAAAGGCTTTCTCGACGGCGGCCGGCTGAATTACCTGCAAGAGAAACTGGCCGACAGCCAACGCGAGGGCCGCAACCACTTCTTCAGCGGCTTTCTCAAACTGCTGTTTTTTGAGGGATTCGCGAAGCCCGAAGAAAAGCGATCGCCGGAAGCCCGTGAGAAGCTGGGCGCGATCAAGTATCTCAATGGCGGGCTGTTTTTGCCGCATCACGTCGAGCAGCGCTATCCCAAGCTCGACGTCCCCGACAAGGCGTTCGAGAACCTGTTCGCGCTCTTCGAGCGTTATTCGTGGAACCTGAACGACACGCCGGGCGGCGACGACAACGAAATCAGTCCCGACGTGCTGGGCTACATCTTCGAGAAATACATCAACCAGAAAGCGTTCGGCGCGTATTACACGCGGCCCGAAATCACCGAGTATCTTTGCGAGCGGACCATTCACCGCCTGATTCTCGACGCGGTCAATACGCCCGAAGAACTGACGCGGCACGGCACACCGGGCGTCCGCGTGCGCCGCTACAACGAGCTGGCCGAGCTACTCATGGATCTCGACGCTCCACTCTGCAAGCGGTTGCTGTTGGACGTGCTGCCACAATTGAGCCTGCTCGACCCCGCCTGCGGATCCGGGGCTTTTTTGGTGGCCGCCATGAAAACGCTGATCAACATTTACGCGGCGGTCGTGGGCAAGATCAAGTTCCTGGGCAACCCCGAATTGAGCGACTGGCTGGCCAAGACGGAGCGCGCCCATCCGAGCATCAATTATTTCATCAAGAAGTCGATCATCACCGACAACTTGTTCGGTGTCGACGTCATGGAGGAGGCGACCGGGATTGCTCGCCTGCGGCTGTTCTTGGCGCTGGTCGCCTCGGCCGAGACGGTCGAGCAGCTCGAGCCGCACCCCGTTGGGGTGCCGCGGTTTGCCGTACCCGATAACCCAGGGCTCCGCTGCGCTGCGCTCTTGGCTATCGAATCAGGCTCCTTCGAGGCCGGCGGGCTGCGCCCGTACAATGCGAACCTCTACCAAGCCACGCACTCTCCTTAACTCATGCAGATAGATTTCAACCGCATTCGAGACTGCCTGAAGCGATTCGAGTTCCAAAACCTGTTTGTCGAGGAGCTTGGCTGGGACCGCCCGCCGCCCGACGTGCAATTAACCGTCGGTGGCAAATCATATAAGTTGCGCGCAGTCGCACAGAAGCGGGGCTTTGTCGTTTACGAGTGGGCCGCTGCATCGAGCGAGCCGATTCCCGATTCGACGCTCGGCCGCAAGATCGACCGCGAACTGACGAAGCACACCCGCGAACACATCATCGTCTTCACCGACGCCGCCCACACCATGCAGGTCTGGCAATGGGTCAAGCGCGAAGCGGGCACCGCGCTTTCTTGCCGGCGACACACCTTTCACGTCAGCCAGCCGGGCGACTCATTGCTGCAAAAGCTCGACAAGCTTTTCGTGTCACTCGACGAGGAAGAGGACTTTTCGATCGTCGATGCCGCCGGTCGCGTGCGCGCGGCTTTCGACGTCGAACGCGTCACCAAGCGATTCTTCGAGCGCTTTCAGGCCGAGCACGAGGCGTTTCTCGGCTTCGTCAGGGGCATCCGCGAACAGGGCGACCGCGAGTGGTATGCCTCGCTGATGCTCAACCGTCTGATGTTCATCTACTTCATCCAAAAGCGGCGGTTCCTCGACGGCGATGTCGATTATCTCCACAATCGCCTGACACGGGTCAAGCTGCTGCGAG
Proteins encoded:
- a CDS encoding helicase-related protein, which produces MPRIFDNIDQQLLPALCEMLAISDRADFCVGYFNLRGWKQIDELIDRWSGGPGHCCRLLVGMQSAPADELRHALSIVERDGDIDQQTSIRLKNRVADEFAKQLGLGAPTNRDEIGLRRLAAQIRAKKVVVKLFLRHPLHAKLYLLFRADPIAPSVGYLGSSNLTFAGLSKQGELNVDVVDHDACQKLARWFEDRWNDRRCLDISDELAKIIEQSWARSEPVPPYHIYLKMAFHLSKEALESIREFRIPREFDGKLFDFQAAAVKFAAHHLNKRGGVLLGDVVGLGKTLMATALARIMELDHGISTLILCPKNLVPMWTDHAHQYGVPAKVVPFSRVAHELPNVPARFRLVLIDESHNLRNREGKRYLLIREYIQQSASKTVLLSATPYNKSFIDLANQLRLFLSPEEDIGIMPEALLREESIVDFEAKHQCKPRTLAAFEKSRHADDWRELMRLYLVRRTRTFIEENYAHRDDATGRNYLTFPDGRRFYFPKRVPKTVKFEINDDDPLDQYAALYSSAVVDTVDGLNLPRYGLGNYIAETPHDPPTAAEGKVFADLSRAGKRLMGFCRTNLFKRLESSGQAFVQSIERHILRNYVYLHALEAVESLPIGTQDAAFLDSRFNDADTSLFADDEDDNGEPDAAPLPLRTERDFRERAAEIYAEYAGRLKRRFKWVRADRFLPQLADDLRADAKALLGVLKNAGQWDADRDAKVNQLAELVSHTHSADKVLVFTQFADTVDYLAGELRARGIEAVAAVTGETDNPARLAWRFSPRSNNKLDSVPPAEEVRVLVSTDVLSEGQNLQDAAIVVNYDLPWAIIRLIQRAGRVDRIGQESPTIRCYSFLPADGVERIIQLRARVRQRLRENAEVVGSDEAFFEDDHNDQAVRDLFTEKAGILDGDADTEVDLASYAYQIWKNALDRDPTLEKTITSLPDVVYSTRPHKPADDAPEGALVYIRTAQENDALAWIDKRSKSFTESQLAILKAAECAPDTPALPRLDNHHELVQAGAALIAREEKQAGGGLGSPKGARYRTYERLKRFADETAAQRPLFPLKELRQAIDDIYAYPLRQAAIDTLNRQLRSGISDADLANAVIELRSQGRLSIIHEEDETQEPRIICSLGLKAT
- a CDS encoding DUF3800 domain-containing protein, with the translated sequence MVYFDESGNSGTNYADPQQPIFALSALLVPHEIWPQLERDLEATIERFFPSPRRPGFEVHAGNIYSGRGEFRHSTIDHRLAFCDAWLEVAQKHGLKLISRAISKRRFQTWLQGEFGLGVLINPHVVAFALVARVVDDYLRSLPGSPLGIFISDENKEIVHDIEKSIKVLRGIEGALKLGPIIEKGFFIDSSKSLPLQLSDLCAYNVRKKEEQKAGLAVRSIHDRGIAGIEPLIYRGKEAWQDVLAWITTQQTGPE
- a CDS encoding DNA methyltransferase, which translates into the protein MAIDFNRIRDCLKRFEFQTLFVEELGWSRPTNRAESSFSVKDTRFTRRPVAQLAGAAVFEIAAEGGAIPDAKLRAAVEKEIAKQHHENVLIFVDAERTQSLWYWAKRDNGKFYPRDHLFVRGQPGDLFLSKLGQIVFDLSDFDAEGNVSIVEVARRLRSALDVERVTKKFYGEFQEQHIAFLELIKGISDERDRRWYASVLLNRLMFIYFLQRKGFLDGGRLNYLQEKLADSQREGRNHFFSGFLKLLFFEGFAKPEEKRSPEAREKLGAIKYLNGGLFLPHHVEQRYPKLDVPDKAFENLFALFERYSWNLNDTPGGDDNEISPDVLGYIFEKYINQKAFGAYYTRPEITEYLCERTIHRLILDAVNTPEELTRHGTPGVRVRRYNELAELLMDLDAPLCKRLLLDVLPQLSLLDPACGSGAFLVAAMKTLINIYAAVVGKIKFLGNPELSDWLAKTERAHPSINYFIKKSIITDNLFGVDVMEEATGIARLRLFLALVASAETVEQLEPHPVGVPRFAVPDNPGLRCAALLAIESGSFEAGGLRPYNANLYQATHSP